TCTCTTTCTTGGCTACAAGATCATTGCAACTCTATAATGCTTTTCTGTGTAGGCACAAGGTGAAATATATTTCTCtttaatatgaaatatttatgaaaaatgaaatgtgttttaagtgCATTTAATGTGTTCAAACAATGGATTAATAAATGGCATAATGGTGACCATACGTAACCTAAGTTCTCAGTTATTATGGTGCTATATTTAAGTTTGAATGAATACATTACTGATTTTTTTAAGCCTTTTCATATAGCCAAAGTAAAGTACTTTACTATTAACTCCTGATATGGTATCTAAACTATTTCATGGTCATCTGCAGGACAAACTTCTAACAAACTTATATTTCTCCCCCTGgaacactgaaatgtgtgcatCACTTTGATCCCTGTATTGTGGATCATAGCAGCTTTTTCATGTCAcctttttaaaagtgaaactaaCCATTTTTAAGCCTGGTAGTTTTTCAGACACTCAGTTCTATTCATGTGAAATAATACACTTTGTATTGAAAAAATATTGAATCAGCTGGTAATGGATTCAGtcaattttctcattttttccctCAATTTATGCTAAAAGCATTCTTTGACTCTTAGCTGCACAGCCCATAAGACTGTGCTTTAGTTTTAAGGCCTTTGCTGAAGCTTGGCTGAGTGATTTGCTTTTGTTATACAGCTTGACCTTAATAAACCTCAGATTGTTCCAACCTGTGCGTATACCCCTCATAAAACCTGCAAAGGAGACAGTTTGACATTGACAAGAGAggacaaaaatattgtttttcattcCCCACTTTTTTTGGCACACAAAACAAGAGTGTGTCAACTCCGattgttgattcattttttacCTTCATTCATTTTACCTACAGTGTAGTCTAGTTTTACTCATTTACCAAATAATTGCTACACAACACTTGTAGTTTCCAGGTCTTAGATCTTAGATTACCTTTCTGTGCGATTGCCAGCAAAGAGTGCACTTGGCATTTGATCTTTGGTCtgtcacgttttttttttcaaacagaaatacaaacaaacctGCTCCGTACTTCAGCAGGATAAAATCCAACAAGGTGCTGATATGCCAAGTGCAAGCAGAGGCCTGTGTGTTTTCCGGTGTGTATGTCAGTGGTGGCTAGTTATGAGTGAAACAGCTCCTCGCCATGGGAGCTGTGCCACGCTCCTGTGTACCACCTGCCAGTCCTCCAGACTTTTTCCATCCAGCAAAGTTATGAAGCGCCCATCCCCATAGTGACAGAAGGCAGGTCTAGGCGGTGCTCCCCTGTACGAGCGTGGTAAGCCCAAAATAGGCCCACTATTTACAGATGCAGTCACGCCCCTTTTTCCTGGCACCCTGTTCTTCTTACCTTAGTCTTCCTCTGACAGCGCAGTACCCTTTGACACAGTGGAGACACGACTGCGGGCCATAGTTTCCACCGAAGCAGCAGTCAAGTAGGGAGACTTAACCAAAGCAGTGGAATatccatgaaaacaaatggagCTGCTATCAGTCTATAAATCTACTGACATTTGCTCAAAGATGCATGTAGTTTTTTCATGATTACATGTACAGAACCTTTACAcagcaatgcatttttttaaaatactagCCAGTCTTTCAGTTCCAACAGCTTAACTGGTTAAACTATGACTTATCACATTCAACTTTGTAGTATATAGGCcaacatttgcacattttacatgttttgtaATGCACTCTgggctgcatttcttgtatgcTTACACCTCTAAAGGTCACCAACAAACACTTTCTATGTGGAGTCATACCAAGACtgaagtgtgtctgtgcttgaCTGTTAAAGCCCAACTCAACTTAAAcctttttttgtctgctacagCATCTGCTTTTTAAATCACCTGCCCTGTGTTCAGAAATCATAAtggagaaacttttttttttttttggtttcatgatGACGCTCCATAGCTTTTCATTAGTTCAGCGGAATATCTCGTACCTTGTTCCAATTCTGCCAATCAAATCGTGCACGAAGCACTCAAGCATTCACCAGGAGAAGTGCACTGCTAATATAAGTTTACAGGCTAGATAGCTTAtgagctgctcagctgcagcacgtTAAACAGCATGTAAACGCGCCCGGTCAGATGCTGCTGTGGACCTGAACAACACGCTGTCTGCCCGTCATATGCACGCCACACAGCGAGTCTGTTTACTTTGCCTGCCGTTTTGTTAGATAGTGCCAGTCAGACACAGGGCCCTGACGCTGGCTCATATTAAAAGGAACATGTCTGATATTTTCCCAAacattatttcctttcttttaataataaatactaTCAACAAAGCATTTGAAACACACTTGTTTTTGCTTTAGAATGAGATACAACATGCTAATCAATGATCTTTAGAGGTGCAGGcatattttgttacattttggagagagccaggccagctgatCCCCTCTGTTTGTATTATGCTAAGCTCAGCTAACTTTCTCCCGCCTGTAGCTTCACACAGAGCAGACAAGTAACAGAGTGGTAATGATCTTATCATCTCActtttggcaagaaagtgaagtAGTGTGTTCTCCAAAATGTCATCCTATTCTTTTCAAGGCACTGTATAAATAAGAGCTTGAATGTTTGAGAGCTGGATAAATACACTGACAGCACAGGTTCAAATAACGCGTGGTGTGGCTCACACGAGTTGTGCTAGAATAGATGGCTCCAGTGCATCACATATGCCTGCATatactgttttcatttagtCACAGAATAGCTCCACAGGAGCATTTGTATTCCAGTGTGACAGCAAAGGTTTTATTGCACTTCTTATCTAATATTGACCCGACATTTTCAGAACAGTCATGCTTCCTTTTCTTATTTGGCATCAGAAATTTGTAGGTAACTATGGCCTTTGGCTTTAGTCACTGAGGTCACGTACCAATGATGTCAAGGTTTGCAGGATTCATGTTCTTCTCTGaactttaaacaaacaaatattttcctGCTGGAAATTTGATGCATGTGTAAAACTTcctttttccatgttttcaaTGATCTTGCCAggaaaaaactggaaaaatCTAAACTGACGTTTTActgaaaatatatatgtttgcataaaaacacagttgttTCACGCACGCAGCAGTCGTGACTGAACTCAGGTGACGATTCCTCTGGTTGCCTCACCAGATGATCAGATGACTTGCTGACGGACAGGCCGACTGCCAGGCTCAGACCACAGCATCCCTGCAGTGGAGACAACAGTACAGAGGAGCAAGAAACAATCTCTGATCATAATGATTGCAGCGCGTGCCATTTTCTCCCCAGggcccacatgcacacagcaccTGGCGGAGGGCACGACTTAGAAGTTTCATTGTACTGATTTATAGTGTCTTTACAGTCCCGCTTCCTCCCCCATTGTATTCCCACAGAGCCCTTGATTTGAGCTTTTATAAAGTGAGTGCATAGGCACAGCGCTGGAGCTCCTGTCCTCGTCTCTCATCGGCCATCTGCAGGCAATAAATCCTCAATATACCTCTGTTATGAAGGGCATGTTGAGAGAACCATGGGGGTGGCTTTAAGAGATGCTTTAAGAGATAATTGCTTGACCATGCTGAAGGACCTTTGATAGTTTTGTCCCATAAGCCAGTTCAgcatttgatctttttggtcCCTCGAGgcagtttttgtgtgattttcttttgcAAATGCCTATAAAAAGACCGTCTTATCAATTACCTTTAGGATGATAAAGAAAGAAGACGAGGGCCATCTGCGATTTGAGCATGTGTTTacaggtgtttttttaatctgtttagGGTGGGGTTTTGGGGCTCCACAGGTGTACGCGGAGCCCTTTCATGGGACCGTTTCACATGTGACAGGACCAGCAGATGACCCGCTGACATGGTCGCATCGTTGCGGACCCACAGACAAATCACCGttttaaaagacactttaaGAGACCCTCAGAAAGGCAACCAGATGGGGCCTGGAAAATCCTGGGCCGtcttttattctccatctgCAATCATTCAGCTTGATTCGCTCTCTCTTTTGTGATGCGTGAAATGTTGTGCAAGGATTTATAAAATTTAGCGGCGTGGCAGATGTTTGCGCTtaagaaatgtgaaaagtgaGAATTATCTTTAAGGGTCTGTTTATATGATCACAACACGTGAGTCCTCTGTTCTCCACATCAAAGTTGATGCATTCAAGAGCCCTTTCTAGCTCATTCCGAGAGCTCTATTtcttcatcaaaaaaaaaaaagactccaaGACATCCCAAGCACTCATTCTTCCACTGTTTGCTGTAAATGATTCGGTACATATGCAGAATGTTTATGTTGAAGTACATTGTAGCGCACATTAGGGATGCTCTTAATGGGCTACAGTAAAAGCCCTTGCTAGTCAAGAGTTCAGGCAGGTGCAGACTCTTACAGTAGATAAAGGAGCCTGGCACTGGAGATGAGTTCACGACAATCACTGTGAGGCTTTTAGACGCCTTCTCCAAGCTCAATCTTCATTTCCCCTGACACTGATTTTGCAATAAGGATCCGGAGAAAAGGGGAATGTCCATCTATTCATTTTAATGATCCCTCATTATTGACTGCTGGCAGGGAGGGGGCGGGCAAAGGTAATGATTCTTTGTCTTTGCTGGCCAATCACTCCTCTTAAAGGAATAAGACTCTAAATAAGGCCACTAATGGATGCCCAGCGTGACCTAAAGCTGACCCCACGCGCAACCCATGCGAACTGACTTCCCGACATGAAGGAGCGGGAGTTCACTGCTTTGGTCATGATTCGTCCAAACAGAAGATAGAGTtgtttcaaaatcaaaaatgtctAACCACAAATTCCACACGGTCTATAAATATTGACTTTAAAACAAGACGTTGCAGTCATTATGCACTCACTTGAACTCAGATTATCAAAGCAATAGTCTGGCATTTTGGGAAAGCAGTTTATTTGCTCTCCTGCCGAGAGTTAGATAaaaagatcgataccactctcgtTTCTGTGAGGTCACCGTGAGGCATCAGCcggcagccagttagcttagcttagcattcagactggaaacagctagtgTGGCTCTGTACAAGGGTAACAAAAATACCGCCTACCAGCACCCAACTTACCACtatcacattattttcagtttcaggagAGTTTCAGGAAAGCGATCTTACGTTTCAGAGCTCCAGTAAGCACAGATGTATTTTCTTCTCTGACTGTAGCTCAGGAGTTCTGATTTATATAAAAGATCctgctgtgtgcacacatcACAACGAGCGCTGATGTCAAATTATTTAGCCATTACTTTACtatttatgcatgtgtgcgtgtgcatctCAGCGAGTCTTAGCTGTCATCAGTCTGTCAAGGTAATGAACCCTACTTTACTGCAGCCTCCAACAGCTCTTTAAGGCATACTTCACACCACTGAAGAAATACACTCAGGTATTAGTTGTTTTGCCTGGATGGTCCGCTGGATGATGGGTGGGCGGGGATGTTATTAGGAGCATTCATCTACAAGGCTCCCCAAGCCATACTATACTGAAACTGACCACAAGACAACCCTATCATCCTCAAAGATTACCTGTCTCCTGCACTGTATATGAATGTTTTATCataaaagcttttcttttttgctaaGTGCCTCCTTGAGTGTTTGCTTTTAACTTTTGATTACTTTATGTCTTGTTgcgaagaagaaaaaaagaaaaagacacgGCCCATTTGAATATAATGGACTTAACGGGAAAGCCAGTCTCTCTTGCTTCATTGAAACGATACATCGCGGCGGTGTAATCCAGCACAGTGGGTGTGAAAAAGTTTGCACAAAGTGGTCATTTCAGTGCCCCGGAGTGGCGGAGGTTTTATCCTGACGTTGTCGAAAAAGGGGCCAAGCAGGTGGAGCGAGTcgagggaaaaaaacagacatgacacAATCATATAAATGAAAGAGTGTGGCAGGCTTTGTATAGGATCCATATGTTTTTACGTCTGTGAGGAAATATAGGATGTCATGCATTACAGTGTAAAAAGACTCATTTACAACCATTAAAAGCAGCCCAGTTTAACATCTCTGCATTTGATGTGGTGGATCACATCTCATTTGGCTCTTTTTATATATGATAGCCCAGTTTTCCCTTTTATATCGTCGTGAGTCattcagaagaaaaaatatttttctctcGTTTGGTCTAGACGCTGAGGTTTCCAGCCCTTAGCCCCCCGCCTGCTCCTCGAGGCTTTACCAGACGTCGCGTTGTGAGAGGGGAATGGTCGATTGCATAACGGAAGGCGAGACTTGATCGTTCCTGGCCTTCTCGCAAAATTCAATCATTCTCTGCATACTCCAATCCCATGACGGCCCATTAAAGAGCAGCGCGGGCTAGGATTTCCCCTCAtgtgttttaaattgaaattaCGGTCACAAAGTCTGCCATGTGCATGAATCGAGGAAGACAAGGAGCTTGGGGAGAAGGTGATATCAAAATAGTTAGacttgaaaaaagaaagacaaaggcaTTTCAAGGAGACAAGGAACAATGCAGCCCCCCTTCTCTCATTGTGTTACTTGTGTCATCCTGCCACCCACATACTGGGCAGcatgtccacctgtctgtcagtgcaCTTGGATCATTTCATAATGCTAAAAGGGATCcattcaaatattttattaGACAATTTCAGAGAAACATATTAAAATGGACCTAAACTTGAATGTTTCCCCATACTCAGATAGTTACCTGTTGCTATAGTCATTCCAAACAGGCCTGCAGCTTTTAAACTCAGCACGCCATAAGTCATAGAAACTACGGGGAGAGATAAGGCGAATAGGTGAAGTATGAGACACCAGGAGATGATGACCCCAGATGTTCTCTGAGGAACCGCTGGGATCTGAATCAGACTCTGACTAGCCATGAGTTCCTCATTCCTATTTGTCCCGATGGACCGGAGGaaggataaacacacacacacacatgcacacacacacacgcacacacagggaTAAGACACCCTCTCTCTGATTTAGTGTGAGGAGGATGTGATGCAGACATGACCTGGGCAAACACCCCAGAGACGTGCATCACTCCCCCACCTAAACTGAGGTTGAGCAATTTCTCTACAAATTTGGAAAAGTCCAACTGAGGGCTGAGAAGTTTCtgtttatgttcagtttttcaACTGACCTGGCTGTGAAGTTAACTCTGTTGATGTTGACTCATTTAACAAGCACGATTTCTTcaaacaaatgttatttttcagaatgatctaaatatagaaatataatttaacCCTCTAGAATAAAGCATTACCTGAACCTTGAAgcctgactgcagctcagccGTGCAGCAGCCTCAGGTCCTCATGACGAGCTTTTGATCATACAGTGACATCTAGTGTTGATTCAAAGACATGCAGGCTACCAATGCTAATTAATTGTTCAATGTCACATCACATAAAGACAGTGTGTATAGATTTTATTGATAAGCAATATTTACAGCATACCAATAGTATATTGCAAATAAAGAAATCCACTGCTTTCAATGGCAAACCAGAGGAGTAAATTACCTTTcagatagaaaaagaaaaatattattttataacTGAAGCAGAATTtatctgtcttttcattttctatttacAGTTATACTGCCACACCAACTAATTAAGTGCCTTGAAATCACCCACTGTCAACATATGGCTAGTTCAAATCACCTTTCATCTTATACCTATAAAAATAGGTAATGTGCTGGTATATACATAGAGTCTGTATGGAAGAGATATCTATTGGGTGCAGCATATCACCAGACAGCCAGACGCTCCGCCCCAACTGTGATAAACTGTGTGTggtgcttttgtttcatttaaagtgCTCTTTGCAGCTTCTTCTTTCTCAGTCGTACCACATTAaccaaaatacacaacacaagATATCAAGACAGGTTCATGCATTTTGTGTCAACCCTTGCGCTGAcactctctgcctccatcctcAGGATAAAGCTTTCTACCCCAGCTGGGTTAGAATAAAGGGGAATGATCAAGAGGATTTGCAGTGAAATGCACTTATAggcaacaataaaacaaatttatttaGTGTTACAAATCATGACGCTAAACAACCATGTACATCAAAAAAGCACAAATCTTTCAGTGTCTCAAATTAAGgcacatttaaaaagtaataaataaattatactTTCACATTAACGTTAACAGTTCAAGTAAACTGGCTTTGACCTAAATTTAGAAGGAAGTGTAATATGCTCAGCAAGAAAATGGTCTGGTGTGGTCTTGCGCACAAATTAATAATCACTCAATAAGtcaataaatacagtacataaaacataaatctaCAATCTGATTGTACCAAGAGCAAACCAACAACATCAGGGAGTGATACTGCTGTAGGTACACAGCTGTGACCTCTCAGCTCTGTTGAAAcaaatactgtaatactgtaaaGCTCATGACTGCAATGAGTTCAGTGTtactaaaataaagaaatatgacatttcagCGTTGATTTAACTTGAACATGTTCACTACAGTGGACACATGGTGTTGCAAGCATCACCTGACTTGAAAAGTCCATAAACACTGACCAATGGGAACATGGATATGGCGCCCACCATAGAGCCCAACTGCACTACAGCGCCACACCACACGAGGGCACTGTGGCCCTCATCCCTCAGAATGACCCCGATGATGACCTTCACATAGGACAGGGACAGGACAAACAGGATCCAGGTCAGCACCTGCAACACAGCAGAGGTGAGTATTATCCATTGCAATGATCTGAGGTGCAGTTCTTGTCAAACTGCTGGCTCAGTGGCTGCAGGaggttttcactgcagtcaaaAACTGAATTAATTCACCGAGTTAGTTCCTACTCCCTGGTGGAAGTGCTAccagttaataaaaaaaagctgctgctgtgtttggctgcagtcATCAGATCATGATAACTGACACACCAATCAACAGTTTTGTGCTTAAAACATCTTATTGCATTACATTTCAACTATTCGTTAGGACTTTTTGCGCGCCACTCACTGCTActaattttaaaatcaatttcattgttttggcattatttattgtttactCTGCTTTATTATTAAGCACTTTAAAACTCTGTGTAGAAAAAAACTACATAAATAAAGTTGATATTTGTGATTCTTCAAAAACTGCATGCATCAACAATGAAGAAACAGAGAATTAAATACATTCATAAGGGAAAAATGAACCCAACCAACGAGAAGTAGACTCTCAAAACTTGCTAACTGATCCCTGCTCGCTTGCTATTAGGATATAAACCTTTATTTGCAAAGAGTGTGTGAGCCCATTGATTTTTTATACCAGTATGGTGGCAAGTGTCACTATGCTATTACAAAAGTCATTCCTAGCAAATACAGGGGCTAACAGTATAATGCAGCTCTATACAAGAGCCCCAGCTGATATACACTTGATTCAACACGTCTGGGAAAACTCATGTGTTCATAACTGTAGGACAAACATGATTTGACAGTAATGTCTTAATCGTGTCAGGCAGAACTGAGTCGAAGTGACATGATTTTAAAAGCTGCCAATCACACCACACTCCCAAATCATAAGAAATCTGAACGTACGTGACTGTGACAGGTGGGTTGACAACAAGACAGAACATTAGATCCAAAATTATCTCCTATATATTTTGCAGTCTAAATAAAATATCTTCATTTTAATTATCAAGTCATTAGAAGAAAGAGCCTTACTATGACTGCAGTTCCGGAGGCACTGTGCACCAGCAGGGGGCATGGACTAAGAGCAGCCATGGCCATGATGTAGGCTCCAAATCCAGTCCCAGTCATGGTCAAGAAACCCATGAAGATGAGGGACCTGGAAGcaaaaaatgatgcaaatagTAAAACTGAGCACTGAAGTTACACTTAACCACTTTGcttcataaaacacattaatgtgTTAGTTTGAACTGTAGTGCAGTTATGACTGAGCCCACCCCTTcttgcaaagacagaaaaaatattttaaaatgatcatttcatgTCAAGGGATGGTTCCACTAATCATTCTTACCTAATGGGCATAAACATGGCGATGAAGCAGGCTAGTGGGTTAGCAACGGCTGCCATGGTGGCAGCTAGATGGTAGGCCTTGTTCCCGTAAGGCAGACAGGAGTAAGACTGGACCGAAGGCAGCACTGCGTTGGTCAGAGCATTGACCCAAGCCAGTGAGATAAAGATGAACAACACCTCAACACTGCTATACGTGCCCCTCCAAAAAGAGCTTCTGGGTTCCTTCCTGGCGGCTTCCAGGGGGTTGATCATGGGCCTCTGCTCTGGTGTCTGGGCGTGCAGAGACAGACCTTGCTCTCTCTGCCCAGGGGCCATATCGCCACTGAAGTACAGGTCACTCTTTCTCTCGCGAGCCACAGCTGGGTGATAGTTGAGCAGGATGAAGGCTACCAAGCACACAATCATCATGACACCGAGGAACAGGAAGAAGACCTGGGCAGAGAATTTTGCTGGCTGATAGACGGCTTCTAGAGCTCCACTGCCAACCAAAGTGGCATTATCAGCAGTTTTGTTGGCCGCGCCAGCCAGTGTGGCGTTCTGACAGTGGACGACGGCAACACCTTGAATCAGAGCCACCAGCGCAGGCACCAGACCGCTGAGGCCTTCACCGGCGAAGTACGTGGTGAGGTACTGTGGACGCAGCCGCATCATGAAAGGCAGAAAGGTTACAGAGGAGGTGCAGTCcaccacagagagcaggaagctGAGCAACAGCAGGGGCACACTGCGCAAAGACCCCCCTATCGTCACTGTGTGCCGCCAGAAGAAAGCCAGCAGGAATGTAACGACGATCCCCAGCCCTACGATGCAGTAGATGACTGGCCGTTCATCTAGCAACCCCGGGCGGAAGCGGTGCATCAGAGTGACAAAGAGAGGACCTATGTTGGCCATCTGGATGAGGACTGTGAGGTAGGACGGCAGATACCAGCCCTCTGGGATCTCCGGAACGATCAGGGGGAGCTCCACCCACATCCCGTTGATCGCCACCCAGGAGCCCATGCCGAACAGGCACGCCAGCACGTGAGTCAGCAGCGACATGACAGAGCGAGGATGAATGAGGTAAATCAGGAAACGGAGATCTAAACAAtcccaaacacagacacaacatcGGATGGTTTTATCAGGAGAATGCAAAACCTTTACTGAATCTTCACCACAGtcaaaaaatgtaatgaaaatgtaataCCAGTCTTGATCCAACTCTATGAAGTACACGTGACAGCATTaacattctgtgtgtttttgcttagTAGTAAACTAGCTGTCTAGGATGAACTGGCTGTGCTTATTTCCTTGAAGAGTTTTAGTGTTGAACAAATGTAAATTCTGTCTCTGAGATGTTATACCCTGGAGGAAAGGAAACATGATTATCATTAACATAATTACTTGCATCCAAGACAAAGAGTCCACatcatgctagcagctctgtgaggccttATGCACAGCTGCGCTGTCAACTAACcactaatgtcagcatgctaacatggtaaTCAAAATAACAATACTGAAAGGCAgttcatctatctatctatctatctatctatctatcatatatgttgacatgctaacattagcacaaaacacaaagtttagctgaggctgctgggaatgtcattaactttagttttgcaggtatttagccattaaattaaaattttgacatgatgatggcgctagacGAGATCCTGACGAGATTTCATCCTGGGGGGGCATTAATAAAATTTTAGGACAATCCATCCAGTATTGAATGTTCAATACTGCTGCTCGCACGGCTAAAAAGAAGAGTGTTTTGAGGGTGACGTTTactaaattaaaaactaaattaaactaaaaaataGCGAAAATACCAAGACAAAAGCTTGAATAAATAAGCATTGTGCACAGTTTCATCAAATAAGCACATTATAGCAATATGAatgtcacatatttttttctgagctcaAAGTATGTGCCCATGTGGCTCGGATTGACCTTCCCAGTCTCCCTTCATTCTGCCTCCTACCCCTCTCTCACGTGGGATGCTTGACCCTTCACATACTGACACACTGCTCCCATAAAAAGCACCACACAGTCGTGGCATAAACGCACTGTGCTGTGAAGCTGTGTCATGAAACCGGGCTACATCACAATTGTCTCTTTGAAAGGCT
Above is a window of Chelmon rostratus isolate fCheRos1 chromosome 8, fCheRos1.pri, whole genome shotgun sequence DNA encoding:
- the LOC121610717 gene encoding riboflavin transporter 2-like; the protein is MSLLTHVLACLFGMGSWVAINGMWVELPLIVPEIPEGWYLPSYLTVLIQMANIGPLFVTLMHRFRPGLLDERPVIYCIVGLGIVVTFLLAFFWRHTVTIGGSLRSVPLLLLSFLLSVVDCTSSVTFLPFMMRLRPQYLTTYFAGEGLSGLVPALVALIQGVAVVHCQNATLAGAANKTADNATLVGSGALEAVYQPAKFSAQVFFLFLGVMMIVCLVAFILLNYHPAVARERKSDLYFSGDMAPGQREQGLSLHAQTPEQRPMINPLEAARKEPRSSFWRGTYSSVEVLFIFISLAWVNALTNAVLPSVQSYSCLPYGNKAYHLAATMAAVANPLACFIAMFMPIRSLIFMGFLTMTGTGFGAYIMAMAALSPCPLLVHSASGTAVIVLTWILFVLSLSYVKVIIGVILRDEGHSALVWCGAVVQLGSMVGAISMFPLVSVYGLFKSGDACNTMCPL